The Euphorbia lathyris chromosome 3, ddEupLath1.1, whole genome shotgun sequence genome contains a region encoding:
- the LOC136223626 gene encoding beta-galactosidase 3-like, with protein MEVNSSIINLLILFFSLISLQHIECSVTYDRKALIINGDRKILFSGSIHYPRSTPQMWGGLIQKAKEGGLDVIDTYVFWNLHEPSPGNYNFEGRNDLVGFIKLVHQAGLFVHLRIGPYVCAEWNFGGFPVWLKYVPGISFRTDNQPFKMEMQKFTQKIVDMMKEENLFESQGGPIILSQIENEYEPEDRIFGAAGHAYMTWAANMALSMKTGVPWVMCKQFDAPDPLINTCNGFYCDYFTPNKPYKPTMWTEAWTGWFTDFGGPNHQRPVEDLAFAVARFIQKGGSFINYYMYHGGTNFGRSAGGPFITTSYDYDAPIDEYGLIRQPKYGHLKNLHTAIKSCQKALLSADPTVTPLGSYEQAHVFSSDSGDCAAFLSNFHPKATAKVTFKNMHYTLPPWSISILPDCKNVVFNTAQVEVGTSQVQMLPTSTKFESWESLSEDIASVDDDKIGTVSGLLEQINITRDVTDYLWYSTGVHINSSESFLQKGTYPTLTVKSAGHAMHVFINGQLTGSGYGSWESRRCSFEGQVKLHAGRNRISLLSVAVGLPYNGPRFETFNTGILGPVVLSGLDHGQSDLTWHRWSYKIGLKGEEMDLGSPNSAEWMQKSTIPLQQPLSWHRAYFDAPEGNDPVGLDMSSMGKGQVWINGNSIGRYWSVSANGNCNGCNYNGTYRPATCQFGCGQPTQKWYHVPRSWLKPTKNLLVLFEEIGGDTSKIYLVKRLATTI; from the exons ATGGAAGTTAATTCATCTATCATAAATCTATTAATCTTATTCTTCTCTTTAATTAGTCTCCAACACATAGAATGCAGTGTAACATATGACAGAAAGGCTCTTATCATCAATGGAGACAGAAAAATTCTCTTCTCTGGCTCTATTCACTATCCAAGAAGCACCCCTCAG ATGTGGGGAGGACTCATACAGAAAGCTAAAGAGGGTGGTTTGGATGTTATTGACACTTATGTTTTCTGGAATCTTCATGAACCTTCTCCTGGAAAT TACAATTTTGAGGGTAGGAATGATTTGGTTGGGTTTATCAAGTTAGTTCATCAAGCAGGTCTTTTTGTGCATCTAAGGATTGGACCTTATGTATGTGCAGAGTGGAATTTTGG AGGATTTCCAGTTTGGTTGAAGTATGTTCCAGGCATTAGCTTCAGGACAGACAATCAGCCCTTCAAG ATGGAGATGCAAAAATTCACCCAAAAAATTGTAGATATGATGAAGGAGGAAAATTTGTTTGAATCTCAAGGTGGTCCCATCATCCTATCTcag ATAGAGAATGAGTATGAACCagaagacagaatatttggagctGCTGGTCATGCATATATGACATGGGCTGCAAACATGGCTCTCTCAATGAAAACTGGTGTTCCTTGGGTTATGTGCAAGCAATTTGATGCTCCTGACCCTCTG ATTAACACATGTAACGGCTTCTACTGTGATTATTTCACTCCAAACAAACCATACAAACCTACAATGTGGACTGAGGCATGGACTGGCTG GTTTACAGATTTTGGCGGTCCAAATCACCAGCGTCCCGTAGAGGATTTAGCATTCGCAGTTGCTCGTTTCATTCAGAAAGGCGGATCCTTTATTAACTATTACATG TATCATGGAGGAACAAACTTTGGAAGAAGTGCTGGAGGGCCTTTTATTACTACTAGCTATGACTATGATGCACCTATTGATGAATATG GATTGATTAGGCAACCCAAATATGGCCATCTAAAGAATCTTCATACTGCTATTAAGTCATGCCAGAAAGCTTTACTTTCAGCTGATCCTACTGTTACACCATTAGGAAGTTATGAACAGGCACACGTGTTCTCCTCCGATTCGGGAGATTGTGCAGCTTTTCTCTCAAACTTCCATCCAAAAGCTACTGCTAAAGTTACATTTAAGAACATGCATTACACCCTGCCCCCATGGTCTATCAGCATTCTGCCTGATTGCAAAAATGTTGTTTTCAACACTGCTCAA GTTGAAGTTGGAACATCCCAAGTCCAAATGTTGCCAACAAGTACTAAATTTGAGTCATGGGAAAGCTTAAGTGAAGATATAGCATCAGTTGATGATGATAAAATAGGCACAGTTTCAGGTCTTTTAGAGCAGATTAATATCACCAGAGATGTAACTGACTACCTATGGTACTCAACTGG TGTTCATATAAATTCATCAGAATCATTTCTGCAAAAAGGGACATATCCAACTCTAACAGTGAAATCAGCAGGCCATGCTATGCATGTGTTCATCAATGGACAATTAACAG GATCTGGTTATGGAAGTTGGGAAAGCAGAAGATGTAGTTTTGAAGGACAAGTGAAATTACATGCTGGAAGAAACAGAATTTCACTTCTCAGTGTTGCTGTTGGATTGCCA TACAATGGTCCCAGATTTGAGACATTTAACACAGGAATACTAGGGCCAGTGGTTCTTAGTGGGCTAGATCATGGGCAGAGTGACTTGACTTGGCATAGATGGTCCTACAAG ATTGGGCTTAAAGGGGAAGAAATGGATTTGGGAAGTCCAAATTCAGCTGAATGGATGCAGAAGTCCACTATACCACTGCAACAACCATTGTCCTGGCACAGG GCGTACTTTGATGCACCAGAAGGAAATGATCCCGTGGGTTTAGACATGAGTAGTATGGGAAAGGGTCAAGTATGGATAAATGGGAATAGCATAGGAAGATATTGGAGTGTTTCTGCAAATGGGAATTGCAATGGCTGTAATTATAATGGAACTTATAGGCCTGCTACTTGCCAATTTGGTTGTGGTCAACCCACTCAAAAATG GTACCATGTTCCAAGATCATGGTTAAAACCAACTAAAAACTTGTTGGTACTATTTGAAGAAATTGGAGGAGATACATCAAAGATATATCTTGTAAAAAGATTAGCTACTACTATTTGA